A window of the Hevea brasiliensis isolate MT/VB/25A 57/8 chromosome 6, ASM3005281v1, whole genome shotgun sequence genome harbors these coding sequences:
- the LOC131180764 gene encoding disease resistance protein RPV1-like has protein sequence MASSSSSSSSSSINPQWKKYDVFISFRGADIRDGFLSHLYEALHRKQIFTFKDENLHRGEEISPALLKTIENSLLSLVIFSENYAFSPWCLDELVKILECQETTGQIVLPLFYGVDPSDVQDLTGRFGNALAQHKEKFKDCLEKVESWSRALKGTANISGWDSRIIKPESKLIDEIVNDVRKKINHSFLSVYDNDGLFGIDSRVKEVESLLCLESEDVRMVGIWGMPGIGKTTIADKVFNKIANKFQSQCFIANVREELEKRTPVQLRHEILGKLLGGENLDVGTPCTLRHSTKRRLQNTKALIVLDDVYGYLHLKELVEGWNLCGPGSRIIVTSKDKQVLEIVGCEKYIYKVEKLNDCESLQLFSLHAFKQTQPTNGYMRQLSERVISYTQGVPLALKVLGCSLYGKGVKEWESELKKLDTIPNKEIQGILRRSYDGLEDNEKSIFLDIACFFKGENKDRVKNILDCCGFFAERGIGRLLDKSLVTISKEKLGMHDLLQQMGKDIVCKENKKPRKRSRLWNAEDIYYILKTDKGAESVEAISLDLSKIRNIELCPSAFEKFYKLRLLKFYNPGSKEMKLHLPKGLNFLPNELRFLYWDQYPLKSLPSTFCPENLVELHMHSSQLEQLWNEDAPCLKNLKFVDLSNSKQLIRIPDMSQFPELEVIILRGCMSLVDFSWSSKYQSKITDLHFGKCSKIVSLPNSMCNPKFLKQLDFTDCVNLHGLPENLGDLESLEYLIATRSGIKRLPSSINQLKKLYFLICDGCEGLILPPFTGLASLVNLSLDGCGISEIPSNLGSLRSLDHLYLRGNNFRSIPTSIKQCSKLTTLVLSDCKRLQFLPELPSALQWLDAINCISLEFISRSFKQGYMNSWFLMDLSKCIKLDQSACSQLMECLLLKLQSIGQPEEQYLFNEHYQYPGKKADATLHDCLECLCIPGSELPEWMMYKNDSGSSLSFSLTTSDPHSHAPEFIKIAFGVLVAPKANHSRNFIETGISISCRCNFITDSGDSLEMHSFCRLIKRHHISLWYSNIHLHSRKFRIREASFQFSINYSFNRLHLSEAHKCKVYKCGVHLIFDHNLDDDDNGKRWSEMVFHDRTMSEGLFFTPIVEYEYDEQYPLQGLKEKQEFKCFDLNFSLSFLFTLVICLATASDQTKAQPTQMVFTLMLIHVCLKLLSFNSSLSLHGIYS, from the exons atggcttcttcttcttcttcttcctcttcttcttcaatCAATCCTCAATGGAAGAAGTATGATGTGTTTATAAGTTTTAGAGGTGCAGACATCCGTGATGGTTTTCTCAGTCATCTGTACGAAGCTTTGCATCGAAAACAAATCTTCACCTTCAAGGATGAAAACCTTCACAGAGGAGAAGAGATCTCACCAGCCCTCTTGAAAACAATTGAAAACTCACTGCTTTCCTTAGTCATTTTCTCAGAAAACTATGCCTTTTCTCCATGGTGTTTGGATGAGCTTGTGAAGATTCTTGAATGCCAGGAAACAACAGGACAAATAGTATTACCACTTTTTTACGGAGTAGATCCTTCAGACGTTCAAGACTTGACAGGAAGATTTGGTAATGCCCTTGCTCAACataaagaaaaattcaaagaCTGTTTAGAAAAGGTGGAGAGTTGGAGCCGTGCTTTGAAGGGAACGGCCAACATTTCAGGGTGGGATTCAAGAATTATTAA GCCTGAATCTAAACTAATTGACGAAATTGTCAATGATGTTCGCAAGAAAATAAATCACTCGTTTCTAAGTGTTTACGATAATGATGGCCTTTTTGGAATCGATTCTCGTGTGAAGGAAGTTGAATCATTGTTATGTCTTGAATCTGAAGATGTGCGTATGGTAGGAATTTGGGGAATGCCTGGTATAGGTAAGACAACTATTGCAGACAAAGTATTTAATAAAATTGCGAACAAATTTCAGAGTCAATGCTTTATTGCAAATGTCCGAGAAGAGTTAGAAAAGCGCACTCCAGTTCAGTTACGACATGAAATCCTTGGCAAATTGTTAGGAGGAGAAAATCTTGATGTAGGCACACCATGTACATTGCGTCATTCAACTAAAAGAAGACTTCAAAATACAAAAGCTCTTATTGTTCTTGATGATGTGTATGGTTACTTACACCTAAAAGAGTTAGTAGAAGGGTGGAATTTGTGTGGTCCAGGAAGTAGAATCATTGTAACAAGCAAAGATAAGCAAGTGCTGGAAATTGTGGGCTGCGAGAAATATATTTATAAGGTTGAGAAATTAAATGATTGTGAATCTCTTCAACTCTTTAGCTTGCATGCCTTCAAACAAACTCAACCCACAAATGGATACATGAGGCAGCTATCAGAAAGAGTGATAAGTTATACTCAAGGAGTTCCATTAGCCCTCAAGGTTTTAGGTTGCAGCCTTTATGGTAAGGGTGTGAAAGAATGGGAAAGTGAGTTGAAAAAACTTGACACTATTCCCAATAAGGAAATTCAGGGCATTCTGAGAAGAAGTTATGATGGACTAGAAGATAATGAAAAGAGTATATTTCTGGATATTGCATGTTTTTTTAAAGGGGAAAATAAAGATCGagtaaaaaatatattagattgcTGCGGTTTTTTTGCAGAAAGGGGAATAGGTCGTCTGCTTGACAAGTCTCTGGTAACTATTTCCAAAGAGAAGTTAGGGATGCATGACCTGCTACAACAAATGGGTAAGGATATTGTTTGCAAGGAAAATAAAAAGCCTAGAAAGCGTAGCAGGTTGTGGAATGCCGAGGATATATATTACATACTGAAAACAGACAAA GGGGCTGAAAGTGTTGAAGCCATATCACTGGATTTGTCCAAAATTAGAAACATAGAACTATGTCCTTCTGCCTTTGAGAAATTTTATAAGCTTAGATTGCTCAAATTTTACAATCCTGGCTCTAAGGAAATGAAGTTACATCTTCCTAAAGGCCTGAATTTTCTTCCAAATGAGCTGAGGTTTCTCTACTGGGATCAATACCCTTTGAAATCATTGCCATCGACATTTTGCCCTGAGAATCTTGTTGAATTGCACATGCATAGTAGCCAACTCGAACAACTTTGGAACGAAGATGCTCCG TGTCTTAAAAACTTGAAATTTGTGGACCTCAGCAACTCGAAACAATTGATCAGAATTCCAGACATGTCGCAATTCCCAGAACTTGAGGTTATAATTTTGAGAGGCTGTATGAGTTTGGTtgatttttcttggtcttctaaGTACCAAAGCAAGATTACAGATCTACATTTTGGAAAATGCTCAAAGATAGTAAGTCTTCCAAACAGTATGTGCAATCCGAAATTTCTAAAGCAGCTAGACTTCACAGATTGTGTGAATCTCCATGGATTGCCAGAGAACTTGGGGGACCTGGAATCTCTTGAATACCTGATAGCCACTAGAAGTGGTATAAAAAGACTACCATCTTCTATCAATCAGTTGAAGAAATTGTACTTCTTGATCTGTGATGGATGTGAAGGTTTGATATTGCCTCCTTTCACAGGTTTGGCCAGTCTTGTCAATCTTTCTTTGGACGGTTGTGGTATATCAGAAATTCCCAGTAATCTTGGCTCTTTAAGGTCATTGGACCATTTATATTTACGTGGAAATAATTTCAGAAGCATACCTACAAGCATCAAGCAATGTTCTAAGTTGACAACACTTGTTTTAAGTGATTGCAAGAGGCTTCAATTTTTGCCAGAGCTTCCATCAGCTCTACAATGGTTAGATGCAATAAACTGCATATCTCTGGAATTTATATCGAGATCATTCAAACAAGGATATATGAATTCCTGGTTTTTGATGGATCTTAGCAAATGCATTAAATTGGATCAGAGTGCATGCAGTCAATTGATGGAATGTCTACTGCTGAAACTTCAAAGCATTGGACAACCAGAGGAACAGTATCTGTTCAATGAGCATTATCAATATCCGGGCAAAAAG gcTGATGCAACGCTGCATGATTGCCTAGAATGTTTATGCATCCCGGGAAGTGAATTGCCAGAATGGATGATGTACAAAAATGATAGTGGATCTTCATTGTCATTCTCTCTCACAACATCTGATCCTCATTCCCATGCTCCTGAGTTCATTAAGATTGCTTTTGGTGTTCTAGTTGCACCCAAAGCTAATCATTCTCGTAATTTCATCGAGACTGGTATTTCTATTTCATGCAGATGCAACTTCATAACTGACTCTGGAGATAGCCTCGAAATGCATTCTTTTTGCAGACTGATCAAAAGACATCACATTTCTCTTTGGTATTCCAACATTCATTTACATTCTAGGAAATTTCGTATCAGGGAGGCTTCATTTCAATTCTCGATCAATTACTCATTCAACAGATTACACTTGAGTGAAGCCCATAAGTGTAAAGTCTACAAGTGTGGAGTCCATCTtatatttgatcataacttggacGATGATGATAATGGAAAAAGATGGTCAGAGATGGTATTTCATGATCGGACCATGTCGGAGGGATTGTTCTTTACTCCTATTGTTGAGTATGAATATGACGAACAATATCCCCTTCAAGGATTGAAAGAGAAGCAAGAGTTTAAATGTTTCGATTTAAATTTCTCACTATCTTTTTTGTTCACATTAGTTATATGCCTGGCTACTGCTTCAGATCAAACCAAAGCCCAACCGACCCAGATGGTCTTTACTTTGATGCTCATACATGTGTGCTTGAAGTTGCTTTCCTTCAACTCTTCTCTATCTCTTCACGGAATTTACAGCTAA